The window GCTGGCCGAGTCGGCGGCGGACGCAGGCGTCTTCCCGATCTGGGTCTCCGACGACGTGCATGCGCTCCCCGCCGTCTGCCGCACGTACCTCCAGCACACCGACCAGCCGCACCGCGCCCGCGCCGGGTTCGTCCGGCTCGGCGAGACGGTGGACGACGTCGTCACCGAGCCGGTCAGCGCCGCCACAGCCCTCGACTACGCCAAGCGGATGGCGCCCGTGATCGACGCCGGGGCGCTGGTCGCCGACGCGAGCGACCTGCCGCGCTCGATCTCCCTCGTCACCCTGCTCGGCCACGAGCTGGCCGAGTCGTCGAACGCGGTGGTCGACCGCTGGCGGCAGAACGCCTCCATCCACGACCGCAGCTCGGGGGCCCGACCCGTGCGCCGCCGTCCCGGCACGCTGCGCGCGACCATCGGCTCCGCCGGTGTCGACGCCATGCACCTCGACCTCCGCACCCAGGGGCCGCACGCCCTCGTCGGCGGGACCACCGGCGCCGGGAAGAGCGAGTTCCTGCAGGCGTGGGTGCTCGGGATGGCCGCCGAGTACAGCCCGGATCGGGTCACCTTCCTGTTCGTGGACTACAAGGGCGGGTCCGCCTTCGCCGACTGCGTCAGCCTCCCGCACTGCGTCGGCCTGGTCACCGACCTCAGTCCGCACCTGGTGCGGCGGGCGCTGACCAGCCTGCGCGCCGAACTGCACCACCGCGAGCACCTGCTCAACCGCAAGAAGGCGAAGGACCTGCTCGAGCTGGAGAAGCGCGGCGACCCGGACAGCCCGCCCGCCCTGGTGCTCGTGATCGACGAGTTCGCGGCGCTGGTGGGAGAGGTCCCGGAGTTCGTGGACGGCGTGGTCGACATCGCGCAGCGCGGACGCTCGCTCGGCATCCACCTGATCATGGCGACGCAGCGGCCGGCCGGCGTCATCAAGGACAACCTGCGCGCCAACACCAACCTGCGCATCGCCCTGCGGATGGCGGACGAGTCCGACAGCCAGGACGTCGTCGGTGTGGCCGACGCCGCCCACTTCGACCCGGGCATCCCCGGCCGCGGCATGGCGAAGACCGGCCCAGGGCGGCTGGTCCGCTTCCAGTCGGCGTACGCGGGCGGCTGGACCACCCGCGAGCCGGAGCGGGCGGGCGTGGAGGTCGCCGAGCTGCGGTTCGGCGGCGAGGTGCGCTGGGAGGAGGAGCGCCCGGCGGAGGAGCCGGAGCGCGACCTCGGTCCGACCGACCAGCAACGGCTGGTGGCGTCGATCGTCCGCGCTCAGGCCGCTGCGCACATCCCGGCCCCGCGCCGCCCGTGGCTCGACGAGCTGGCCGCCGCCTACGACCTGGGGCTGCTGCGGCAGCGGACGGACGCGGAGCTGCTGCTCGGCGTCGCCGACATCCCGGACCGGCAGGAGCAGCGGCCCGTGTACTTCCAGCCCGACCTCGACGGCAACATCGCCGTCTACGGAACCGGCGGGTCGGGCAAGTCGACGGTGCTGCGCACCCTGGCATCGGCGGCGGCGATCACCCCGCGCGGCGGTCCGGTGCACGTCTACGGCCTCGACTTCGGGGCCGGCAGCCTGCGGATGCTCGAGAAGCTGCCGCACGTCGGCTCCATCATCCCGGGCGACGACCCCGAGCGGATCATCCGCCTGTTCCGGATGCTGAAGGAGACCCTCGAGGACCGCGGCCCGCGCTTCGCCGAGGCCAACGCCTCCAACATCACCGAGTACCGGTCGCTGACCGGGCGGCTGGACGAGCCGCGCATCCTGCTGCTCGTGGACGGCTTCCCCGGCTTCCGGGAGGACTTCGAGATCCCGGCCGGCCGCTCGCAGTGGTACGACGTGTTCCGCGACATCCTGGCCGACGGCCGGCGACTCGGCATGCACGTCGCCCTCACCGGCGACCGCGCGGGCGCCGTGCCGACCGCCATCGGGTCCCTGGTCCAGCGGCGCGTGGTGCTGCGGCTGGCCGACGACGGCTACGGGATGCTCGACGTGCCCGGCGACATCCTCTCGCCCGCCTCCCCTCCCGGACGGGCGATCGTCGACGGCTACGAGACGCAGGTCGCCGTGCTCGGCGGCTCGCGCGCGGTCGCGGACCAGTCGGAGGCGGTGCGCCGGCTGGCCGAGGCGATGGAGCGGGCCGGCATCGCGCCCGCACCCGCCGTCGGCTCGATGCCGACCGAGCTGCTGCCCGCGACCCTGCCCGACAGCACGAACGGCCTCCCCGTGCTCGGCATCGGCGACCTCGACCTCGGGCCGCTCGGCTTCGAGCCGTCCGGGACGCTGCTGCTCGCGGGGCCGCCCGCCAGCGGTCGCACCACGGCCCTCGCCGCCATCGTGGACGCCGTCGCCCGGTTCGACGCCGAGACGCGGCTCTACTACGTCGGAAGCGCGCGCTCGCCGCTCGCCGGCTCGGGGATGTGGACGGACCGCGCGCTCACCCCGTCCGACGCGGCGGAGCTCGCCAAGGACCTCGCCGTCGCCGTCGCGGACCCGGACACCGAGGGACGGATCGCCGTCTTCGTCGAGAGCATCGGCGACTTCCTGCAGACGCCCGCCGACTCGGCCATCGTCGAGCTGGTGCGTGCCGTGCGGCGCAGCGACCACCTGCTCGTGGCGGAAGCGGAGACCAGCGCGTGGGGAAGCTCCTGGCCGCTGCTCGGTGAGGTGAAGAACGGCCGCCGCGGCCTGCTGCTGCAGCCGGACTCGATCGAGGGCGACCTCCTGCTGAAGACGCCGCTGCCGCGGCTGAACCGGTCGGAGTTCCCTCCGGGCCGCGGGGTGCTCATCCAGAAGGGCGGTTTCACGCGCGTGCAGGTGCCGCTGGTGGATGCGTCGCTTCCGGCTCGCGTGCGGGTCTGACGGACTCTGCGCGCCGGCTATTCGTCCTCGTCGCGCTCCCACGGCCAGCGGGGGCGGCCGCGCTGGCGGAAGCGGCCCACCAGCACCAGCTGGTAGAGCAGCGTCACGGCGAACGCCGCGACGCCGGCCGTGATCGACGGCCACCGGACCAGCTGTGAGAGGGCGAACAGGAAGTAGTGCAGCGGGTCGCCGGGGTCGCCGAAGGCGCCGGCGA is drawn from Leifsonia shinshuensis and contains these coding sequences:
- a CDS encoding FtsK/SpoIIIE domain-containing protein is translated as MRLKLTLARPSGSSDDIVVTADAAASISEVAATIARIDPRRTGPVAAPGALTLRAQLPGQADPLVLPPDAPVGEAWIGSGATVALADAGLHYAAPELGDVPVVATLRILSGPQAGASFPLRAGTTVLGRDASCDIVLEDPLVSKRHVRFEAGDGVEVVDLGSANGVVVDGGLVTRFTVRRTETLLIGDTEVELDVKAASELPAATPTAGPVFFNRSPRVERRYAGQVFQAPEVPGEKDDPPFPLLAMITPLLLGGAMFALTHQPTTLLFVLLSPVMLVGNYISGRTRGKRKLKKQIALFEQRLEALSTKLEQERRVEVELRQAETPTTADALSEAVRRGPLLWTRRPEHWSFLNLQLGRGSMRSRNSVQAVDRAELIAEFQERLDAVIAANERVDDVPVLDNLYESGALGIAGPAELIAGSVNSVLVQLTALHSPAELAVAALVSPRWSRELGWLKWMPHTSSPHSPLPGAHLADSASSAAGVLSALEGLVEERLAAARSGPQRRGAMEQERAALERGADVGRSQTAEGTPSPVPAVVVVISDDVAVDRARLVQLAESAADAGVFPIWVSDDVHALPAVCRTYLQHTDQPHRARAGFVRLGETVDDVVTEPVSAATALDYAKRMAPVIDAGALVADASDLPRSISLVTLLGHELAESSNAVVDRWRQNASIHDRSSGARPVRRRPGTLRATIGSAGVDAMHLDLRTQGPHALVGGTTGAGKSEFLQAWVLGMAAEYSPDRVTFLFVDYKGGSAFADCVSLPHCVGLVTDLSPHLVRRALTSLRAELHHREHLLNRKKAKDLLELEKRGDPDSPPALVLVIDEFAALVGEVPEFVDGVVDIAQRGRSLGIHLIMATQRPAGVIKDNLRANTNLRIALRMADESDSQDVVGVADAAHFDPGIPGRGMAKTGPGRLVRFQSAYAGGWTTREPERAGVEVAELRFGGEVRWEEERPAEEPERDLGPTDQQRLVASIVRAQAAAHIPAPRRPWLDELAAAYDLGLLRQRTDAELLLGVADIPDRQEQRPVYFQPDLDGNIAVYGTGGSGKSTVLRTLASAAAITPRGGPVHVYGLDFGAGSLRMLEKLPHVGSIIPGDDPERIIRLFRMLKETLEDRGPRFAEANASNITEYRSLTGRLDEPRILLLVDGFPGFREDFEIPAGRSQWYDVFRDILADGRRLGMHVALTGDRAGAVPTAIGSLVQRRVVLRLADDGYGMLDVPGDILSPASPPGRAIVDGYETQVAVLGGSRAVADQSEAVRRLAEAMERAGIAPAPAVGSMPTELLPATLPDSTNGLPVLGIGDLDLGPLGFEPSGTLLLAGPPASGRTTALAAIVDAVARFDAETRLYYVGSARSPLAGSGMWTDRALTPSDAAELAKDLAVAVADPDTEGRIAVFVESIGDFLQTPADSAIVELVRAVRRSDHLLVAEAETSAWGSSWPLLGEVKNGRRGLLLQPDSIEGDLLLKTPLPRLNRSEFPPGRGVLIQKGGFTRVQVPLVDASLPARVRV